In [Phormidium] sp. ETS-05, the genomic window GGGTAAAATAGATAGGAGATTTTCGGCTTGTCGATGCTAAATTTAACTAGGGTGGCGCCTTCTATCTGGCCGATATGGCGGCGGGCGATCGCCTCATAACACCGCAACACCGGATGCAGTTCCCCCAGAGCCGATATATGAACATATAGCGCCCCGGGCAGCTTTTTGCCTACCGCACTCTCCAAACAATAGCTGGGCACATCTCCCGGTTGGTTCACCCGATCGAGCAATTGCGCCGCCGCCGTCTGTGCCTCCTCCCAAGAGCCAAACAGTGCGATAATCTTATCGTTGATTTCCGGCGAATTTGTCACCGCATCCCGGACTTTTTCCACCCCCTCACTAGCCAGATAAACCAACCAATCCGATCGCTGTTTCTCCTCTGATTCTTCTTCCTGCACCCGCAAATTCCATAACTGGGGCATTTGCCCAGGACGCCACAGAAAATAAACCCCCAAACCCGCCGGAGTTGCCACCGTCCCTAGAGTTTCCTCCAGATAACTTTTTAATTCCCCATGCTGGTAATATTGATCATCAGGATGTAGGGGCACCACTTCTTCCCCATTAAACCCAATCTCGCCGCCCAACCTGCTGGGAATAGAGATTTCCGCCGCCACAATCAGCACCTGACCCGTCAGCTCCCAAGCCTTCAGCAGCGCCGCATCCCTTTCTGGCGGTGATAACCGGTTTAACCCATAACCCCAATAAACCACATCCGCCGCCTGCAGCTCATCCCGATCGAAATCTAAAAACCCCTGCTCCGCGCTGAAAATCCCCGCCTCTAACGCCAAGCGTAGGGGTAGCGGCGACTGGTGCGGACTGATTCCCGCCAATGGCTCCCTATAATTCTGCATATTCACTGCAGGGCGACCTCCCCAAAAACAGCTCAGAAAATTCCTGGTTGTGGGGTGAAAGAAATCAGCAAGTCCCCTAAACCAGCAATTTTATTATCATACCAGACTCCTGGTTTAAGTTAAACTGACTTAGAATATAAATAAAAGGAAGGTTTGCTCAGCTCCATTCCCTCACCCTACGGTTTATACACAAATCTCTGTAATGCCAATTTTCCATCCCCCCTCTCCCTTTTTGGGAGAGGGGTTGGGGGTGAGGGCTTTAGGGGTTTCAGTGTGGTAACGAAGCCAAGATGTAGAAACAGTAGATTCTCTCACCAGGGGCAGATGGGATGGGGACGATCGCCTTCTTGACTAGGGAGAGATACAATGCCCAAGTGGAAACTGGTAACAGAATTTACCTTCGACAGCGCTCATTACATCCGCGATTACAACGGTCCATGCGGCAGATTGCACGGCCACACCTACAAAGTCCAAATTGAAGCCACTGCCGATCGCCTCCACGCCTCAGAATACTGCCCCCATCAAGTCATGGTGGCCGATTTTAAAACCCTCCGTTGGGCGAAACAAGATGCTACTAAAGGAGGACTAGATCATGGCGTCCTCAACGACATCATGCCCCCAGAATACGAAACCACCGCTGAAATGATTGCCCAATACATCTACGACGAAACTAAAAAACGAGTCCCCGAAGGAGTCCGTTTAAAAGTCCGCGTTTCTGAAACTCCCAATTCTTGGGTAGAATACGAAGACGATTAACTATAATTACTGTAGGGTGGGCAATTTCCCACCCTAGCTATTATCACTTTCCCCATCGTCTCCTCTCCCAGCTTGGGAGAGGGGGCGGGGGTGAGGGCAATGTGTTAAGCGATTGGTGAACAAGCTATAAAAAATCGAGAGAAGCCCTCTATCCCCCAACCCCTTTCTCCCTTTTTGGGAGAAAGGGGAGTAAGAAGGGGAAGAGGGGGAAGCAATCTTCCTCACCATCCTCTCCTCTCCCAGCTTGGGAGAGGGGGCGGGGGTGAGGGCTTTATCAATTAAATTCTTTCCTAATTGCCTCGATGCGCTGGCGATTTACGCCCAAATCTGACTCACCCAACCGGGAAGCCGATCGCACCTCAATTAATCCCTTTTCCTCATTCACATAAAACTCCACATCATCCACAAACCCCATTAAACTGCTGGTAAACTCCGCATAAAGATAATCTGGACTTTGGGTAATTATCTTGGCATTATCCATATTTTCAATCACGGATTTTAGCTTGGCCAAAGCCTCATCCCGCGTCCCCGTATAAGCCAAACCATCGATTTTATGTGCTGCATCCGTGCTATAACTAGACACGCAATTGGGAGATTTCGGGCAAGGGGCCAACTGACCATTCTTCACCCCCAAATTGGTGGGACGTTTCCCCGCCAAAGAAAACACACTCGCCACCAGCGGCGGCGCAGTTTGTGCCCCCACCGGTTCACTG contains:
- a CDS encoding 6-pyruvoyl tetrahydropterin synthase family protein, with translation MPKWKLVTEFTFDSAHYIRDYNGPCGRLHGHTYKVQIEATADRLHASEYCPHQVMVADFKTLRWAKQDATKGGLDHGVLNDIMPPEYETTAEMIAQYIYDETKKRVPEGVRLKVRVSETPNSWVEYEDD
- a CDS encoding DUF1499 domain-containing protein produces the protein MKATGFKFISICVSLVLAAVCYLGFSEPVGAQTAPPLVASVFSLAGKRPTNLGVKNGQLAPCPKSPNCVSSYSTDAAHKIDGLAYTGTRDEALAKLKSVIENMDNAKIITQSPDYLYAEFTSSLMGFVDDVEFYVNEEKGLIEVRSASRLGESDLGVNRQRIEAIRKEFN